The Cryptomeria japonica chromosome 9, Sugi_1.0, whole genome shotgun sequence DNA segment AGCAAAGAGACAGACACagttcaattgagtgtgtggttgccgaaccagatgatgtatctgcagtttgagtaaaggcagataggagcatgaaatggatttgatcaagcaagtgtagtgctattcaaatagatctgaaaactcctattgttttctaacagttacaacagaattgaaatcccctaattgggtaagatctaacaagcttggtgctattcaaatcctctaacaaggtagtctattagattggattttcaaatcctttgtcgaggttactccttacagggtattacttctaacaaagcatttgtagtcaatcccttaaccaggtgattcctaacaggatcaattcttaacaggactttttgtaaagctttaacaggctaggctcctaacagggcaaacttcaaaagagttcagatattatcttgtgagtctcatctcactgtagtttttacctatttgggtttccatgtcaaaaatatttgtgtaaagtggtgaatgtttatgtggttatgttttcatgattgatttacttaactactatttttgataagtcatgataatcagaAGTATTGAgttatgaagaagttgtttactgttgtttatcttatgagtttttatcttgataaagttattattctaagtttactttgagagattgattggtgaagtttattatcagtttttctatctactgattcacccccccccctcttagtagttgaccggatacttattctttcatcataccatcaatgccttggataagtacggtggtgaaaacctggaaaacaggctcCATTCGTAAAGGTTGTAGCTCCATTATTTTTCAGAATTGTTGCAATTACATCCATTACAACCATTCAcacatcatttataccatggcttggtATTGATCTACAATCAGGGTTATTGCCTCATATGTTTTGCATCACGTTTTCACACCCACACCTAACTGAGGGAAATGTTCTTAAGtaacctaatgatgggagtggattctccatgcttatgattcattgagttacTCATTTaaaaaacgtcctgaaataatccaaaaacattcataaaaactcagaaaataccaaaaacattcagaaaatgtcttgaagaaaaacacaaaaacatccaaaacattcaaaaaatccaaaaaaacatgagaaaacatcacaatcaataaaaaacattgcaaTAAAATTGTTCCTTGTACATAAACATCACAACAGACGCAAAACAACATTTGAACTTCTTAACGATGACCacctatcagatcaacaaacaaacaaatatTATGAGCACAACATATGCAAAaccatcttaacaaggatgcatctttCCTTACCACAAGACATGGTGACATATTTCtgtgacaagaaaattttgtttggttGATAGGCACTTGGTCTGATTTATGGctttttatatcaggttcctatgccactctaggatatccacaagtgattagggTGGCCGGATTGGTtcatgatatatttttttgtttgttttatgtctgtggattgttccaatgaagttttggggcatgtactaatggtgtctacgtgggaagttcactaagctacgagatcctatgcaaaaatacaagtcatggatcactatggcttactgactacatcgTATACATCGACCATACGTatatgaaccaaaatggaggggaaCCTTCCTTGCTTGCAATGTTTGTTTATAGGTGTAACGTTCAAACTTGGTTTCTAATACATCGTCCAAGCTcggtactaccatgctcaatgaggaTATAAAGCACAATGAATAAGCCATGGATCggcattccatctcatctatatgtattgcatttcattgcatatcacccattcatttatTCATTCATACATTGTacaaatattttgtcaagaatgcaATTAATTAGGGATGCCATGAGAAAGTTCTCTATCAAAGGCTTACCTTGCAAATAATCACGACAGAGTATTCCGATACATCATCTTACATCTCCATGTCATATTTATGTTTCCTGACACATTGGTATTTATGCCTCACATAGGATAAAAAACATTTGTAAATAGTGGCATTTTCAGCCATTTAGGTGCATTTATTTTGCATTATCGTTAATCTCATTCATTTAGTGTCTATTCATTAGAAATCATTTAGGTATATTCAATTAACTTCATTTAGTATTATCCATAGTTGCATGCATTTTCAACTcatttaggtgcattcattttGCATTATCATTCATCTCATTCATTTAGTGtattttcattagaaattattcaGGTGCCTTCATTTACATCtcagttaagtgcattcatttaactTCACATCAAATGCATTCATTATGTGAATTCATCCTTATCTCATTAagtacattcatttgcattcatttaatttattgagttcattcatttaattcattaGTGGCATACAATTAACATTCATGTAattcattaagtacattcattACATTCATTTAGCACGTTCATTTAAACTCATTTAAGTGCATTTTCATTCACACAAgttatcattagattcattcatttacatgcattcatttgcattcatgaaGATTCATTTAAGTGCATACATTTGCATAACATCAGATTCTATTTACATGCATTCATTCACATTCAGGAACATTCATTCAGTATGTGCATTCCTTCACTTCATTTTGTACATTAAAAAATCACATAGTTTAGTCAATATTAATCATTGCATAAACATCTTCAAATACGCTTATTTTAATCATtgcatacattttcatcattttatttttaaatacaaatCATTTTTATCATTGCATCCACATAAAGAGTCATACATTGCACAACATATATATCCACAAGCATATATTACCATCATAGATACAATCATTTGCATGAACATTTTGCTAGCATCATTTCACATCTATCTTACATCATCAATTGGCATATACCATTCATCACATCATCAAATTCTATATTATGCATAACCATACATATTCATTACATCTACATAGCACAAGCATTATTGTAACATACATCACATCTAGTCATAAACATAACAAAGCATAATCAACATCATCACATACATCAACATAACTTGAATCCACATGTTAGTAGCATGCATAAAGAAATCATGCCATCATCATTCATAAAGAAATCATGTCATCACataaatgcatatcatatcatcatcgCAAAAACTGAGATCTCATCATATAACTCACCAAAATAAAGTACACATGTATCCTAATACAATGATGtaaaaaatatcggctaccaagagccatccatgtattagtataataacaatgtcACAATGTAAAGGACACCTCAAATACCACTCTCGCCCGATGTCATGGCACCACCCCCACCACCACCCTCACCACCCTGCCGAGGAGGACCCACCACACCCTCGCTGCTCTGACCCCTCTGAGATCGCTCTGATCTCGCCTGCAACATCTGGGAGTAGGTCATCACCCACTGATAGTTGGGCACCACCTTCTCTTATAGCCCCCGCCAATAATCAATCTCTTTCCTGCTCAATGCATCTCCCTCATCACTTGACAATCAGGCCTTGTCCCTGTACTCCCTCTAGTACTTGAACTCTATCCTGTAGCTGGCCTGCTCTGTCCATGGCATCATCTCTCTCCCTGAGAACTATGGTCAAATCGACCACCCATGCAAAAAGTTGGACATCCCTAACAACAATCTTTGCATCCCTATCCTCTAGCTCTGCCTCTTGATCTTTGATGCGATCCTTGAGTAGTAAGATGAGTCTATAGCCGCACTATCATGACCTCTCGTAGGTCTCGCTGTCCACCATCTCCACCTGCGGCTCCCTGTCCCTCCTCCATCGCCACATATCCACCTGCCCCACCCATACCTACATCTCCACCTGCATCTCCATCggcgccaccctcctctctcccccTGCTGCTGGTCCCTGTATCAAAGGCCCCTGTGCAAGTTGCTATGGCCACCCACCCCTACCTCTCATGAGATCCCTACCACCACCCCCTCCCCCATCTCCACCTTCTCTCTCTCCTCCACCTCCCCCATCTAGGCTCCTCCTCCTATTTCCCTATCTCAGTGACCTATCAACCTCGAATGGTGGTACCGGCTCTGCCGGATCTGAGATATGTGGAAAGGGATGTGCTACCAAGTATTGAGCATACTTATTTGTAACCCTCTCATCCGCCACCTCTGCTCGGTATGGCCATGGCCTTGTTTGTAAGGTCCAAAACTCTGGTAAGGCCTAATCGTAGGGAAATATAGGCCGCCATTGAAATCTCTCTCAAACAACTCTGGCATACTCTCTAGAACCCAGTGGCATACCCTGTGTCTGCTTGAATTGTCTCATCACTCAGCTTGGTAGATGTATCTTGACCACATAAGATGTGCGCCCAATAAAAAACCGCACAGTGAACACATTGCATCgcatttgcatcatcctcccactgcgtACAATCAAGGTAGGGGCGCCATATAACTGTATCTAAATCGTCCAACACCCGTTGCCAGTACTCCAGCTTCCCCAGTTGGGGTTGTGTCATCATAActccatatatatatacatagggcTAGTCAATCACCCTAAACCCCATACACACTGATCTCGTGATGggcaagtgctcccatgcccaaatatgtagcaatGTGATCCCTATTCCAAGCGAGGTAATGCCATGGTAAACCACCTCTTGCAAATCCCTATACaaatgggccaacacacatggcccCCATATATATTGGGTGCCCTCATTGGCCATCAACTCAATGACCTATCCCCCGCCAACAAAAAGACCATGCGATCTTGGATCCAGACATAGGAGCCCTCCAACGATGCTCGATAATACTGTAGGTAGTGGCTCATATAGATCTGGTATATCCTCCCTTGGAACGGATCTATCATAGACCTCTAACTTCGGATATGGAAATACCCAACGTAGTGCCGCCTCGCCCATCGCCCTGGCATAGGTCACCAACTCACTAGTGATTGAAATGTGAAGAATCCTCCAAACATCCTCTAGTGTAACTGACATCTCTCCCATCGCCAGGTGGAAGAAGCATGTTTCGCTATGCCATCGCTTAGCCAGCATAGTCAGTAAACTGTGATTCATCTAAATCACGGGTAGATGCATCATATCAAATAAATCAGCAACGCATATGTAGTCAA contains these protein-coding regions:
- the LOC131858473 gene encoding uncharacterized protein LOC131858473 codes for the protein MAAYISLRLGLTRVLDLTNKAMAIPSRGTSSRGREEGGADGDAGGDVGMGGAGGYVAMEEGQGAAGGDGGQRDLREARSERSQRGQSSEGVVGPPRQGGEGGGGGGAMTSGESGI